The following are from one region of the Halarcobacter sp. genome:
- a CDS encoding DUF485 domain-containing protein: MKDELVDRIENNPKYQELIAKKSSFSIKLGIFVLVMFYAYILTIAFNKEVLATKIGDGLTTIAFPIALAILVISFITTVIYVKRANGEFDDLTNEIKEDVKEML, encoded by the coding sequence ATGAAGGACGAACTAGTTGACAGGATTGAAAACAATCCTAAATATCAGGAGTTAATTGCAAAAAAATCTAGCTTTAGTATAAAGTTAGGAATTTTTGTATTAGTAATGTTTTATGCATATATTTTAACTATAGCATTTAACAAAGAAGTATTAGCAACTAAAATAGGTGATGGCTTAACAACTATAGCATTTCCAATTGCACTTGCAATATTAGTAATTAGTTTTATTACTACAGTTATTTATGTTAAAAGAGCAAATGGAGAGTTTGATGACTTAACAAATGAAATAAAAGAAGATGTAAAGGAAATGTTATAA
- a CDS encoding cation acetate symporter, giving the protein MFKIFAILSVFAVALFAAGDASFEATKRELNIPAIIMFFIFIGGTLGITYWAARRTKSASDFYTAGGGISGFQNGMAIAGDYMSAASFLGISGLVYLKGYDGLVYAVGFLVGWPVILFLMAEKLRNLGKFTFADIAAYRLGQKEIRTLAAFGSLAVVTLYLIAQMVGSGKLIQVLFGLEYEYAVILVGIMMIIYVTFGGMLATTWVQIIKAILLLSGVSFMGFMVMSHFGFSFEALATKAVETHKDGQAIMEPGGLVSDPVSAISLGLALMLGTAGLPHVLMRFFTVGNAKEARKSVVYATGFIGYFYLVIAIIGLGAIVFLNSPEGSQYFVDGQLFGGNNMAAIHLSHIVGGNVFLGFISAVAFATILAVVSGLTLAGASAISHDIYASVINTNASEEQEIKISKISVIVIGIIGVLLGIAFEQQNIAFMVGLAFAIAASANFPILFLSIYWSRLTTRGAVIGGFIGLLTAVVLVILGPTVWVSILHNEEAIFPYKYPALFSVTTAFVAIWFFSITDNSQRAKDERKAFEAQSVRAETGFGADGAVDH; this is encoded by the coding sequence ATGTTTAAGATATTTGCTATTTTATCAGTTTTTGCAGTTGCTCTATTTGCAGCAGGTGATGCTTCATTTGAAGCTACTAAAAGAGAATTAAACATTCCTGCAATTATTATGTTTTTTATATTTATTGGTGGTACTTTAGGTATTACATATTGGGCAGCTAGAAGAACAAAATCTGCAAGCGACTTCTATACAGCGGGTGGTGGAATTTCTGGTTTCCAAAATGGTATGGCTATTGCTGGGGATTATATGTCAGCAGCTTCATTTTTAGGTATTTCTGGACTTGTATACTTAAAAGGTTATGATGGTCTTGTATATGCAGTTGGATTCCTAGTTGGTTGGCCTGTTATTCTATTTTTAATGGCTGAAAAATTAAGAAACCTTGGTAAATTTACTTTTGCAGATATTGCAGCATATAGACTAGGTCAAAAAGAGATTAGAACACTTGCAGCATTTGGTTCATTGGCTGTTGTTACTTTATATCTTATTGCACAAATGGTTGGTTCAGGTAAACTTATCCAAGTATTATTTGGATTAGAGTATGAATATGCTGTAATTTTAGTTGGTATTATGATGATTATTTATGTAACTTTTGGTGGTATGCTTGCAACTACTTGGGTTCAAATTATTAAAGCAATTCTATTATTATCTGGAGTTTCATTTATGGGATTCATGGTAATGAGTCATTTTGGATTCTCGTTTGAAGCCTTAGCTACAAAAGCAGTTGAGACACATAAAGATGGACAAGCAATTATGGAGCCAGGGGGACTTGTATCTGACCCTGTATCTGCAATCTCTTTAGGTCTTGCACTTATGCTTGGTACTGCTGGTTTACCTCACGTACTTATGAGATTCTTTACTGTTGGAAATGCTAAAGAAGCTAGAAAATCTGTTGTTTATGCTACAGGTTTTATTGGTTACTTCTATTTAGTTATTGCAATTATTGGACTTGGTGCAATTGTATTCTTAAACTCACCAGAAGGTTCACAATATTTTGTAGATGGTCAACTATTTGGTGGAAATAATATGGCTGCAATTCACTTATCACATATTGTTGGTGGAAATGTATTCTTAGGATTTATTTCAGCTGTTGCATTTGCTACTATTTTAGCAGTTGTTTCTGGTCTTACACTTGCTGGAGCAAGTGCTATTTCTCATGATATCTATGCATCTGTTATAAATACAAATGCTTCTGAAGAGCAAGAGATCAAAATCTCTAAAATTTCAGTAATCGTTATTGGTATTATTGGTGTATTATTAGGTATTGCATTTGAGCAACAAAATATTGCATTTATGGTTGGTCTTGCATTTGCTATTGCTGCATCTGCTAACTTCCCAATTTTATTCTTATCAATTTACTGGTCAAGACTTACAACAAGAGGTGCAGTAATTGGTGGATTTATTGGTTTATTAACAGCTGTTGTTCTTGTAATTTTAGGACCAACTGTTTGGGTTAGTATTTTACATAATGAAGAGGCTATTTTCCCATATAAATACCCTGCTTTATTCTCAGTTACTACGGCATTTGTTGCTATTTGGTTTTTCTCTATTACAGATAATTCTCAAAGAGCAAAAGATGAAAGAAAAGCTTTTGAAGCACAAAGTGTTAGAGCTGAAACTGGTTTTGGTGCAGACGGAGCAGTTGACCACTAA
- a CDS encoding DUF485 domain-containing protein encodes MNEQLVEKIKANPNYQQLVKKRTSFAIKLGIFVLAMFYAYILTIAFNPSLLGTKTGDGVMTIGYPIGIAIIVISFLTTLIYVRRANGEYEELIEKVREDVKDEL; translated from the coding sequence ATGAATGAACAATTAGTAGAAAAGATCAAAGCAAATCCTAACTATCAACAATTAGTTAAGAAAAGAACAAGTTTTGCAATAAAACTTGGGATATTTGTTTTAGCAATGTTTTATGCTTATATATTAACAATTGCTTTTAACCCATCGCTTTTGGGAACAAAAACAGGAGATGGTGTTATGACAATTGGGTACCCTATTGGTATTGCAATTATTGTTATAAGTTTCCTTACAACATTAATCTATGTTAGAAGAGCTAATGGTGAGTATGAAGAACTAATTGAAAAAGTAAGAGAAGATGTAAAGGATGAATTATAA